A genomic region of Raphanus sativus cultivar WK10039 chromosome 6, ASM80110v3, whole genome shotgun sequence contains the following coding sequences:
- the LOC108808520 gene encoding putative receptor-like protein kinase At3g47110, translating into MHLPCTSLMLFQVLALHTLVLCCQASTFTDQTDKQALLEFQSNLSPNSRVLLASWNESFDLCNWTGVTCARKHKRVTSLNLSGMRLTGVISPSIGNLSFLTTLSLALNAFHGSIPPEVGKLFRLRHLNLSNNVLGGGIPRGLSNCSSLLTNDLSSNNLEHDIPPELASLSSLVFLSVRGNALTGTFPASFGNLTSLERLDLSFNRMEGEIPDSMSRLTRLTFLRLALNKFSGVFPPAIYNLSSLLFLSIPSNSFSGQLRPDVDLLFPNIQVLFLGGNRFEGQIPSSLANITSLRELDIASCKMTGSIPLSFGRLHNLEILGLNYNSLGSYSPRDLDFLGSLTNCTQLQYLGLGHNRLGGTLPHAISNLSSQLTYLFLGRNLISGTIPLDIGNLVNLQTFKVEENLLTGELPTSLGMLTRLEKLMLQSNMMSGEIPSSLGNLSMIAELYLYNNTFEGTIPSSLGNCGYLLKLGLDFNTLHGSIPQELMEARSLLVLNVSYNDLTGNFPSEVGELENLIQLDASHNRLSGRIPQTLGSCLSLEEITLNRNLFEGSIIDIRGLRDLEFLDLSNNNLSGSIPGYLVNLSSLQYVNLSVNSLEGPVPTEGAFGNFSQVFIFGNMNLCGGISELQLKPCPVQGEVKRERSSMKKKIAIGIGASVVTLFVMGIIISLCWFKKRNKNDRVSNMYSSTTVPVHERVSYEELHNATGGFSGENTIGSGNFGVVYKALLGPENRAVAIKVLNLSKPGAAKSFSAECEALKGVRHRNLVKLVTACSSIDYKGNEFRALVYDFMPNGSLDTWLHREGTGDTTASTSRALTLRERFSIAIDVASALEYLHVNCHDLIAHCDLKPSNVLLDDDLTAHVSDFGLARLLLKFDQEAFLNQLSSAGVRGTVGYAAPEYGMGGQPSIHGDVYSFGILLLEMFTGKRPTDELFEGNFTLYSYIKSALPERVLETVDKLILQRGLMRVGFPVAECLTMVLELGLRCCEELPRNRLAMTEVVKELFTMRERFFKTRRIARR; encoded by the exons ATGCATCTTCCTTGTACGAGCCTTATGCTGTTTCAAGTACTTGCTCTACATACTCTTGTGCTCTGCTGTCAGGCATCCACTTTCACTGATCAGACGGACAAACAAGCGCTGCTCGAGTTTCAGTCTAACCTATCACCGAACAGCCGAGTTCTCTTGGCTTCATGGAACGAATCTTTTGATCTCTGCAACTGGACTGGAGTTACATGTGCCCGGAAACACAAGAGAGTCACCTCTTTAAACCTCAGCGGGATGAGACTAACAGGTGTTATCTCTCCCTCTATCGGTAACCTCTCTTTCCTCACAACTCTCAGTCTCGCACTCAACGCTTTCCACGGTAGCATCCCTCCTGAGGTGGGGAAGCTGTTCAGGCTCCGACACTTGAACCTTAGCAACAACGTCCTCGGAGGTGGGATCCCACGTGGCTTGTCCAACTGCTCTTCACTCTTGACCAATGATCTGTCCTCCAACAATCTCGAACACGACATCCCTCCCGAGCTAGCCTCGCTTTCTTCTCTCGTCTTTCTGTCTGTCCGTGGAAACGCCCTCACGGGGACGTTCCCCGCCTCTTTTGGGAACCTAACATCGCTCGAGAGGCTCGATCTCTCGTTCAACCGTATGGAAGGAGAGATACCTGACAGCATGTCCCGGCTCACGAGGTTAACGTTTCTCCGACTTGCTCTGAACAAGTTTTCAGGAGTCTTCCCTCCTGCTATTTACAACCTATCCTCGCTTCTGTTTCTGTCCATCCCCTCAAACTCCTTCTCTGGTCAACTCAGGCCTGACGTTGACTTGCTTTTCCCAAACATACAAGTGCTGTTCTTGGGAGGAAACCGTTTCGAAGGCCAGATTCCATCTTCGCTAGCCAATATTACATCACTCCGGGAGTTAGATATTGCTTCATGCAAAATGACAGGAAGCATACCTTTGAGTTTTGGGAGATTACACAACCTAGAAATACTTGGGCTTAATTATAACTCCTTGGGAAGTTACTCCCCCAGAGATCTTGATTTTCTTGGAAGTTTGACTAACTGCACTCAGCTACAGTATCTTGGTCTTGGCCACAACAGACTTGGGGGCACATTGCCTCATGCTATCTCCAACCTCTCTAGCCAACTGACGTATCTCTTCCTTGGAAGAAACTTAATCTCTGGGACCATTCCTCTTGACATTGGAAACCTTGTAAACCTCCAAACATTCAAGGTCGAGGAAAACCTCTTGACGGGTGAGCTTCCAACCTCCCTTGGGATGCTTACTAGGTTAGAAAAGCTCATGTTACAGTCTAATATGATGTCAGGGGAGATACCGTCTTCCTTGGGGAACCTAAGCATGATAGCTGAGCTCTATCTGTATAACAATACTTTCGAAGGAACCATCCCGTCAAGCCTTGGTAACTGCGGTTACCTTCTTAAACTTGGACTTGATTTCAACACGCTGCATGGCTCCATACCTCAGGAACTCATGGAAGCTAGATCTCTGcttgttttaaatgtttcttaTAATGATCTGACTGGAAACTTCCCAAGCGAGGTGGGGGAGTTGGAGAATCTCATCCAGCTAGACGCTTCGCACAACCGGTTATCAGGACGTATACCGCAAACCCTGGGGAGCTGTCTCTCCTTGGAAGAGATTACTTTAAATAGAAACTTATTTGAAGGAAGCATCATAGATATCAGAGGGTTGAGGGACCTCGAATTCTTGGATTTATCCAATAATAATCTCTCCGGCTCTATACCTGGATATCTAGTAAACCTCTCATCTCTTCAATATGTAAACCTCTCTGTGAATAGCCTTGAAGGGCCAGTACCAACTGAAGGAGCATTTGGAAACTTCAGCCAAGTTTTTATATTTGGGAACATGAATCTTTGTGGGGGCATCTCTGAGCTACAGCTAAAGCCATGCCCTGTGCAAGGAGAGGTTAAAAGAGAGAGGTCttcaatgaaaaagaaaatagcaATTGGCATTGGTGCAAGTGTTGTTACTTTGTTTGTAATGGGTATCATCATCTCTCTGTGTTGGTTCAAGAAACGTAACAAAAACGACAGAGTTAGCAATATGTATAGCTCCACAACTGTGCCTGTACATGAAAGGGTAAGTTACGAGGAGCTTCACAATGCAACCGGTGGGTTTTCTGGAGAAAACACCATTGGGTCAGGGAACTTTGGTGTTGTGTATAAAGCACTGCTCGGTCCTGAGAACAGAGCTGTTGCCATCAAAGTGTTGAATCTCAGTAAGCCCGGAGCTGCCAAGAGTTTCAGCGCAGAGTGTGAAGCCTTGAAGGGTGTAAGGCATCGCAACCTTGTGAAGCTCGTAACAGCTTGCTCCAGCATCGATTACAAAGGTAATGAGTTCAGAGCCTTGGTGTATGATTTCATGCCGAATGGAAGCTTGGATACGTGGCTGCACCGAGAAGGGACGGGCGATACAACGGCCTCGACCTCAAGGGCTTTGACCCTTCGTGAAAGGTTTAGCATAGCGATAGACGTGGCTTCTGCTTTGGAGTATCTTCATGTTAATTGTCATGACCTTATAGCTCATTGCGATCTTAAGCCAAGCAATGTACTTCTGGATGATGATCTTACAGCACATGTTAGTGACTTTGGTCTAGCTCGGCTGCTCCTCAAATTCGACCAAGAGGCCTTCCTCAATCAACTCAGTTCGGCCGGTGTCAGAGGAACCGTTGGCTATGCCGCACCAG AATATGGAATGGGAGGACAACCATCAATACATGGTGACGTGTATAGTTTTGGAATCCTCCTTTTGGAAATGTTTACCGGGAAACGACCAACGGATGAGTTATTTGAGGGAAATTTTACACTATACAGCTATATCAAGTCAGCATTGCCTGAGAGAGTATTGGAAACTGTAGACAAATTGATTCTTCAGAGAGGTCTGATGAGAGTTGGTTTCCCTGTTGCTGAGTGCTTGACAATGGTCTTGGAGTTGGGACTTAGGTGCTGTGAGGAACTTCCTAGGAATCGGTTGGCCATGACTGAAGTTGTAAAAGAGTTATTCACAATGAGAGAGAGGTTCTTTAAAACCAGAAGAATAGCCAGACGTTGA
- the LOC108810919 gene encoding 14.7 kDa heat shock protein gives MSKVGGSGKGLSYSNRQRPEILPPIPRHRFQKSGNKEVYETKITEDAYVMRVDMPGCSALSFIYRVEEGKNVHFSAHEPDMPEYGHDGRKYEGTVVCNPLAFEVKEAKAEFVDGVMWLTIPKIPRTEEPRIMSLGTEKMLKVKLTSDMFR, from the exons ATGAGCAAAGTAGGCGGCTCTGGCAAAGGGTTATCATATTCCAACAGACAGCGGCCGGAGATTTTGCCCCCTATCC CCAGACACCGGTTCCAGAAAAGTGGGAACAAGGAGGTGTACGAGACTAAGATCACGGAGGACGCGTATGTGATGAGAGTAGACATGCCTGGGTGTTCCGCGTTAAGCTTCATCTACAGGGTCGAGGAGGGTAAGAATGTCCACTTCTCCGCCCACGAACCTGACATGCCAGAGTACGGCCATGACGGACGCAAATACGAAGGCACTGTGGTTTGCAATCCATTGGCTTTCGAGGTGAAGGAAGCTAAAGCTGAATTTGTTGATGGAGTAATGTGGCTCACCATTCCCAAGATTCCGAGGACAGAGGAGCCGAGAATTATGTCCTTGGGAACTGAGAAGATGCTGAAGGTCAAGTTAACAAGCGACATGTTTCGATGA
- the LOC108806412 gene encoding uncharacterized protein LOC108806412: protein MDVKVATTTTSFHWSGHSLVIPHRLPSLSQTLTSSKRRRFRRRDGDVSVLEGGGMKASTFLGTQSAKLHRSKSCELLEFSSTKSKLHPPLRRVCSATSDQEFSAKMQELALQFKITGQEEDLNRRNHRFGNAKLLLHESVPGLASLEAPWMEMVNHSSIESVDLPLSLRMIKRKLLQEEEESLKEEESTNSIDRAFSSMVFMIEEMHSFALQKTREGVVLKQVKKDMHASLLWMFQRVFSQTPTLMVYVMVLLANFTVRSVASNLGVAAASPPASTKGQEQMGLGSFEKISHLLSTQRGIREEELSLWNSMVEEAEDSPVDHDMRLRLVSPIIASVALDDNANYARTELLYKMGLAQEPNNTLLLANYAQFLYLVSQDYDRAEKCFKKAMESGEVDAEAYSKYAIFQWKARKDLWAAEENFLEAISVDPTNSFYAASYANFLWQTGGEETCFPLGSSDSPQEIA, encoded by the exons ATGGATGTAAAAGTAGCGACAacaacgacgtcgtttcattgGTCAGGACACTCTCTGGTGATCCCTCACCGTTTACCGTCTCTCTCGCAAACCTTAACATCCTCAAAACGTCGTCGTTTTCGTCGAAGAGACGGAGATGTATCTGTTTTAGAAGGAGGAGGAATGAAAGCTTCCACTTTTCTCGGAACCCAATCTGCGAAACTCCACCGATCCAAATCCTGCGAGCTTCTAGAATTCTCCTCCACGAAGAGTAAACTTCATCCTCCTCTCCGGAGAGTTTGCAGCGCGACCTCCGACCAAGAGTTCTCCGCGAAGATGCAAGAACTAGCTCTACAGTTCAAGATCACAGGCCAAGAAGAAGACCTAAACCGTAGAAACCACAGGTTCGGCAACGCGAAGCTGCTGCTACACGAGTCCGTTCCAGGTTTAGCCTCGTTGGAGGCTCCGTGGATGGAGATGGTTAACCACTCGAGCATCGAGAGCGTCGATCTGCCTCTCTCCCTTAGGATGATCAAGAGGAAGCTactacaagaagaagaagagtcgcTCAAAGAAGAAGAGTCTACTAATTCTATCGACAGAGCTTTCTCTTCTATGGTCTTTATGATCGAGGAGATGCACAGCTTCGCGTTGCAGAAGACTAGGGAGGGTGTTGTTCTCAAGCAGGTTAAAAAGGATATGCACGCTTCGTTGCTTTGGATGTTCCAGCGCGTGTTCTCTCAGACGCCTACGTTGATGGTGTACGTGATGGTCCTACTTGCCAACTTCACGGTGCGTTCGGTTGCGTCGAATCTAGGTGTTGCAGCAGCATCACCACCGGCTAGTACTAAAGGCCAAGAGCAGATGGGTTTAGGAAGTTTTGAAAAGATCTCGCACTTGTTGTCTACGCAACGAGGGATAAGAGAAGAGGAGCTTAGTCTGTGGAACTCGATGGTGGAAGAAGCTGAAGATTCCCCTGTGGATCACGACATGAGGCTGAGACTTGTTTCGCCCATCATTGCGAGTGTTGCATTGGACGATAATGCCAATTACGCTAGAACGGAGCTTTTATATAAGATGGGTTTGGCTCAAGAACCGAACAACACTTTGCTCTTAGCTAACTACGCTCAGTTCCTTTACCTCGTCTCTCAAGACTACGACAG AGCGGAGAAGTGTTTCAAGAAAGCCATGGAGTCAGGAGAAGTAGACGCGGAGGCCTACAGCAAATACGCCATCTTCCAGTGGAAAGCTAGGAAGGATCTATGGGCGGCTGAGGAGAACTTTCTAGAAGCTATATCTGTAGACCCTACCAACTCCTTCTACGCTGCCAGCTACGCTAACTTCCTCTGGCAAACCGGTGGTGAAGAAACGTGTTTCCCGTTAGGATCTTCTGATTCTCCTCAGGAAATCGCTTGA
- the LOC108812673 gene encoding uncharacterized protein LOC108812673 — protein MVSSLLMSFAPATVRVYATGKGTSGGAKEEKNPLDFVLGYLTKQDQFYETDPILKKVEEKGGTTTGGRGTVRGGKSSAPVPVAPKKNDGGFAGLGGFFNKK, from the coding sequence ATGGTTTCTTCGCTTCTCATGTCATTTGCTCCGGCCACCGTGAGGGTTTACGCCACAGGCAAGGGAACTTCAGGGGGCGCCAAGGAAGAGAAGAATCCCCTCGACTTTGTGCTGGGTTATTTGACAAAGCAAGATCAGTTCTACGAGACTGATCCAATTCTCAAGAAGGTGGAGGAGAAAGGCGGCACCACTACTGGAGGCCGAGGAACCGTTCGCGGCGGTAAAAGCTCGGCTCCGGTGCCTGTTGCCCCCAAGAAGAACGATGGTGGATTTGCCGGCTTAGGTGGCTTCTTCAACAAAAAGTAA
- the LOC108812672 gene encoding ATP-dependent zinc metalloprotease FTSH 7, chloroplastic isoform X2: MITQFEFLQPVGIHDRFRFATRCCSNSNSLLYSHSSSFFFDRSRVFRRNPNRFIPNSIPLPLHNKPVTALRNDKRFDLWDGFSRKKRGTVVVNCQEDDKKGSSSSGEGEEEKDSPSKRKKREKERKDNRVWWSKEKRREWQPIIQAQGVGVLLLQLGVVMFVMRLLRPGIPLPGSEPRVQTSFVRVPYSEFLSRVNSDQVQKVEVDGVQVLFKLKDDGKWQEGETSGSRLSESSESLLRTVAPTKRVVYSTIRPGDIKTPYEKMLGNNVEFGSPDKRSGGFFSSGFLVLFYMAVLVWLIQRFPLSFSMSTTGQLKTRKTGVSDGGKVSGGGETITFADVAGVDEAKEELEEIVEFLRNPDRYVRLGARPPRGVLLVGLPGTGKTLLAKAVAGEAEVPFISCSASEFVELYVGMGASRVRDLFARAKKEAPSIIFIDEIDAVAKSRDGKFRIASNDEREQTLNQLLTEMDGFDSNSAVIVLGATNRADVLDPALRRPGRFDRVVTVETPDKVGRESILRVHVLKKELPLGNDVNLGSIASMTTGFTGADLANLVNEAALLAGRMSKTTVDKIDFIQAVERSIAGIEKKTARLKGSEKGVVARHEAGHAVVGTAVAKLLTGQPRVEKLSILPRTGGALGFTYIPPTNEDRYLLFIDELLGRLVTLLGGRAAEEVVYSGRVSTGAFDDIRRATDMAYKAVAEYGLNQKIGPVSVSTLSGGGIDESGGSPWGGDKGKLVDLVQREVTNLLQSALDVALFVVRANLDVLEGLGAQLEEKEKVEGEDLHKWLSMVVAPEELAVFVKGKQEALLPAKASSTS; encoded by the exons ATGATTACTCAATTCGAATTCCTACAACCAGTAGGGATCCACGATAGGTTCAGATTCGCAACCCGTTGTTGCAGTAACAGCAACAGTCTACTGTATTCGCACAGTTCGAGCTTCTTCTTCGATCGGAGTAGGGTTTTTCGTCGGAACCCAAACCGGTTCATCCCCAATTCAATCCCTCTCCCTCTCCACAATAAACCGGTTACAGCGTTGAGAAACGATAAAAGGTTTGATCTTTGGGATGGGTTTTCGAGGAAGAAGAGAGGGACGGTTGTTGTGAATTGCCAAGAAGACGACAAGAAAGGGAGTTCTTCTAGTGGTGAAggggaagaagagaaagattcTCCgtcgaagaggaagaagagagagaaggagaggaaAGATAATAGGGTTTGGTGGTCAAAGGAGAAGAGAAGGGAGTGGCAGCCGATAATCCAGGCGCAGGGGGTTGGAGTCTTGCTGTTGCAGTTGGGCGTTGTTATGTTTGTGATGAGACTGCTCCGACCGGGGATACCTTTACCTGGCTCTGAGCCACGTGTTCAGACGAGTTTCGTGAGGGTGCCGTACAGTGAGTTCTTGAGTAGAGTTAACAGTGACCAGGTGCAGAAAGTTGAGGTTGATGGGGTTCAAGTTTTGTTTAAGCTGAAAGATGATGGGAAGTGGCAAGAGGGTGAGACTAGTGGTAGTAGGTTGTCTGAATCTTCTGAGTCTCTGCTGAGGACTGTGGCTCCGACGAAAAGGGTTGTGTATTCGACCATAAGGCCCGGGGATATTAAAACGCCGTATGAGAAGATGCTTGGGAATAATGTGGAGTTTGGGTCGCCTGATAAACGCTCTGGTGGTTTCTTCAGCTCTGGATTT CTAGTTCTTTTCTACATGGCGGTGCTTGTATGGCTTATTCAACGATTCCCTCTTAGCTTCTCCATG AGTACAACCGGTCAGCTTAAGACCCGAAAGACTGGTGTTTCTGATGGGGGAAAAGTCTCTGGTGGAGGTGAAACAATCACTTTTGCAGATGTTGCAGGTGTTGATGAAGCAAAGGAAGAGCTAGAAGAAATCGTG GAATTTCTTAGGAATCCTGACAGGTATGTCCGTCTAGGTGCACGTCCTCCTCGTGGTGTCCTATTG GTTGGTCTTCCAGGAACAGGGAAAACGCTTCTTGCAAAGGCTGTTGCTGGGGAAGCTGAAGTCCCCTTCATAAGTTGCTCTGCAAGTGAGTTTGTAGAGCTTTATGTCGGTATGGGTGCCTCACGTGTAAGGGATCTATTTGCCAGGGCCAAAAAAGAAGCTCCGTCTATCATATTTATTGATGAG ATAGATGCTGTGGCAAAAAGCCGTGATGGTAAATTCAGGATCGCCAGCAATGATGAAAGGGAGCAAACGTTGAACCAGCTCCTCACT GAGATGGATGGTTTTGACAGCAATTCTGCAGTTATCGTTCTGGGAGCAACAAATCGTGCTGATGTCTTAGACCCGGCTCTGCGTCGCCCTGGGAGATTTGATCGTGTTGTTACG GTGGAAACGCCTGACAAAGTTGGAAGAGAATCAATTTTGAGAGTGCATGTGTTAAAGAAAGAGCTTCCTTTGGGAAATGATGTTAACCTTGGTAGTATTGCCTCTATGACCACTGGTTTTACTGG GGCGGACCTTGCTAACTTGGTGAATGAGGCTGCCTTGCTAGCTGGAAGAATGAGCAAGACGACTGTTGATAAAATTGACTTTATTCAAGCTGTGGAGCGATCAATAGCA GGCATAGAGAAGAAAACTGCAAGATTAAAAGGCAGTGAGAAAGGTGTGGTCGCAAGGCATGAAGCTGGCCATGCAGTGGTTGGTACTGCTGTTGCAAAACTTCTTACTGGACAGCCACGTGTAGAG AAATTAAGTATATTGCCAAGAACAGGGGGAGCATTGGGGTTTACATACATACCTCCTACCAACGAAGACAGATATTTGCTCTTCATCGATGAGCTGCTTGGGCGTTTGGTAACCCTTCTTGGAGGTCGTGCAGCTGAGGAAGTTGTTTACTCGGGGCGGGTATCAACAGGTGCATTTGACGATATCAGGCGGGCAACTGACATGGCGTACAAAGCAGTAGCTGAATATGGTCTCAACCAGAAAATCGGACCTGTGTCTGTCTCCACACTTTCTGGTGGTGGGATTGACGAATCAGGAGGCTCACCATGGGGTGGAGATAAG GGGAAACTAGTTGATCTTGTTCAAAGAGAAGTGACAAATCTGTTACAATCTGCTCTCGATGTTGCACTCTTTGTTGTACGTGCTAATCTAGATGTATTGGAAGGACTTGGCGCTCAACTTGAAG AGAAAGAGAAAGTAGAAGGTGAAGATTTGCACAAGTGGTTAAGTATGGTGGTCGCACCTGAAGAACTCGCAGTCTTTGTCAAAGGAAAGCAAGAGGCTTTGCTCCCGGCAAAAGCTAGCTCCACCAGTTAA
- the LOC108812672 gene encoding ATP-dependent zinc metalloprotease FTSH 7, chloroplastic isoform X1, with the protein MITQFEFLQPVGIHDRFRFATRCCSNSNSLLYSHSSSFFFDRSRVFRRNPNRFIPNSIPLPLHNKPVTALRNDKRFDLWDGFSRKKRGTVVVNCQEDDKKGSSSSGEGEEEKDSPSKRKKREKERKDNRVWWSKEKRREWQPIIQAQGVGVLLLQLGVVMFVMRLLRPGIPLPGSEPRVQTSFVRVPYSEFLSRVNSDQVQKVEVDGVQVLFKLKDDGKWQEGETSGSRLSESSESLLRTVAPTKRVVYSTIRPGDIKTPYEKMLGNNVEFGSPDKRSGGFFSSGFLVLFYMAVLVWLIQRFPLSFSMTQSTTGQLKTRKTGVSDGGKVSGGGETITFADVAGVDEAKEELEEIVEFLRNPDRYVRLGARPPRGVLLVGLPGTGKTLLAKAVAGEAEVPFISCSASEFVELYVGMGASRVRDLFARAKKEAPSIIFIDEIDAVAKSRDGKFRIASNDEREQTLNQLLTEMDGFDSNSAVIVLGATNRADVLDPALRRPGRFDRVVTVETPDKVGRESILRVHVLKKELPLGNDVNLGSIASMTTGFTGADLANLVNEAALLAGRMSKTTVDKIDFIQAVERSIAGIEKKTARLKGSEKGVVARHEAGHAVVGTAVAKLLTGQPRVEKLSILPRTGGALGFTYIPPTNEDRYLLFIDELLGRLVTLLGGRAAEEVVYSGRVSTGAFDDIRRATDMAYKAVAEYGLNQKIGPVSVSTLSGGGIDESGGSPWGGDKGKLVDLVQREVTNLLQSALDVALFVVRANLDVLEGLGAQLEEKEKVEGEDLHKWLSMVVAPEELAVFVKGKQEALLPAKASSTS; encoded by the exons ATGATTACTCAATTCGAATTCCTACAACCAGTAGGGATCCACGATAGGTTCAGATTCGCAACCCGTTGTTGCAGTAACAGCAACAGTCTACTGTATTCGCACAGTTCGAGCTTCTTCTTCGATCGGAGTAGGGTTTTTCGTCGGAACCCAAACCGGTTCATCCCCAATTCAATCCCTCTCCCTCTCCACAATAAACCGGTTACAGCGTTGAGAAACGATAAAAGGTTTGATCTTTGGGATGGGTTTTCGAGGAAGAAGAGAGGGACGGTTGTTGTGAATTGCCAAGAAGACGACAAGAAAGGGAGTTCTTCTAGTGGTGAAggggaagaagagaaagattcTCCgtcgaagaggaagaagagagagaaggagaggaaAGATAATAGGGTTTGGTGGTCAAAGGAGAAGAGAAGGGAGTGGCAGCCGATAATCCAGGCGCAGGGGGTTGGAGTCTTGCTGTTGCAGTTGGGCGTTGTTATGTTTGTGATGAGACTGCTCCGACCGGGGATACCTTTACCTGGCTCTGAGCCACGTGTTCAGACGAGTTTCGTGAGGGTGCCGTACAGTGAGTTCTTGAGTAGAGTTAACAGTGACCAGGTGCAGAAAGTTGAGGTTGATGGGGTTCAAGTTTTGTTTAAGCTGAAAGATGATGGGAAGTGGCAAGAGGGTGAGACTAGTGGTAGTAGGTTGTCTGAATCTTCTGAGTCTCTGCTGAGGACTGTGGCTCCGACGAAAAGGGTTGTGTATTCGACCATAAGGCCCGGGGATATTAAAACGCCGTATGAGAAGATGCTTGGGAATAATGTGGAGTTTGGGTCGCCTGATAAACGCTCTGGTGGTTTCTTCAGCTCTGGATTT CTAGTTCTTTTCTACATGGCGGTGCTTGTATGGCTTATTCAACGATTCCCTCTTAGCTTCTCCATG ACACAGAGTACAACCGGTCAGCTTAAGACCCGAAAGACTGGTGTTTCTGATGGGGGAAAAGTCTCTGGTGGAGGTGAAACAATCACTTTTGCAGATGTTGCAGGTGTTGATGAAGCAAAGGAAGAGCTAGAAGAAATCGTG GAATTTCTTAGGAATCCTGACAGGTATGTCCGTCTAGGTGCACGTCCTCCTCGTGGTGTCCTATTG GTTGGTCTTCCAGGAACAGGGAAAACGCTTCTTGCAAAGGCTGTTGCTGGGGAAGCTGAAGTCCCCTTCATAAGTTGCTCTGCAAGTGAGTTTGTAGAGCTTTATGTCGGTATGGGTGCCTCACGTGTAAGGGATCTATTTGCCAGGGCCAAAAAAGAAGCTCCGTCTATCATATTTATTGATGAG ATAGATGCTGTGGCAAAAAGCCGTGATGGTAAATTCAGGATCGCCAGCAATGATGAAAGGGAGCAAACGTTGAACCAGCTCCTCACT GAGATGGATGGTTTTGACAGCAATTCTGCAGTTATCGTTCTGGGAGCAACAAATCGTGCTGATGTCTTAGACCCGGCTCTGCGTCGCCCTGGGAGATTTGATCGTGTTGTTACG GTGGAAACGCCTGACAAAGTTGGAAGAGAATCAATTTTGAGAGTGCATGTGTTAAAGAAAGAGCTTCCTTTGGGAAATGATGTTAACCTTGGTAGTATTGCCTCTATGACCACTGGTTTTACTGG GGCGGACCTTGCTAACTTGGTGAATGAGGCTGCCTTGCTAGCTGGAAGAATGAGCAAGACGACTGTTGATAAAATTGACTTTATTCAAGCTGTGGAGCGATCAATAGCA GGCATAGAGAAGAAAACTGCAAGATTAAAAGGCAGTGAGAAAGGTGTGGTCGCAAGGCATGAAGCTGGCCATGCAGTGGTTGGTACTGCTGTTGCAAAACTTCTTACTGGACAGCCACGTGTAGAG AAATTAAGTATATTGCCAAGAACAGGGGGAGCATTGGGGTTTACATACATACCTCCTACCAACGAAGACAGATATTTGCTCTTCATCGATGAGCTGCTTGGGCGTTTGGTAACCCTTCTTGGAGGTCGTGCAGCTGAGGAAGTTGTTTACTCGGGGCGGGTATCAACAGGTGCATTTGACGATATCAGGCGGGCAACTGACATGGCGTACAAAGCAGTAGCTGAATATGGTCTCAACCAGAAAATCGGACCTGTGTCTGTCTCCACACTTTCTGGTGGTGGGATTGACGAATCAGGAGGCTCACCATGGGGTGGAGATAAG GGGAAACTAGTTGATCTTGTTCAAAGAGAAGTGACAAATCTGTTACAATCTGCTCTCGATGTTGCACTCTTTGTTGTACGTGCTAATCTAGATGTATTGGAAGGACTTGGCGCTCAACTTGAAG AGAAAGAGAAAGTAGAAGGTGAAGATTTGCACAAGTGGTTAAGTATGGTGGTCGCACCTGAAGAACTCGCAGTCTTTGTCAAAGGAAAGCAAGAGGCTTTGCTCCCGGCAAAAGCTAGCTCCACCAGTTAA